Proteins from one Roseovarius nanhaiticus genomic window:
- a CDS encoding calcium/sodium antiporter, translated as MTVWALAGLGLVILLLAGDALVKGAVNLSLRVGVPALIVSLTIVAFGTSAPELLISIDAVMRGMPGLALGNVVGSNTANVLLVLGLPAILSVLHTSGCETRKTYIFMIVASVLFIALAFFGTFTFWSGLILLAALAYMLFDAARDATRHRRAEKALAVEDEVEGADPDMPWWRIILFLVLGLVGLPLGASLLVDNASIIAREYGVTDAVIGLTLVALGTSLPELATTVMAALRRQADVALGNVIGSNMFNLLAIIGITTLIGPIPVEREFLTFDLWVMLGASLILIPFVFFKVDIGRVWGVLLTAAYLAYVTIVLI; from the coding sequence ATGACGGTTTGGGCACTTGCAGGGCTGGGCCTCGTCATATTGCTTCTGGCCGGGGATGCGCTGGTCAAGGGCGCCGTGAACCTGAGCCTCCGGGTGGGTGTCCCTGCCCTGATCGTCAGCCTGACCATTGTTGCCTTTGGCACATCGGCGCCCGAGTTGCTGATCTCGATTGATGCGGTGATGCGGGGGATGCCGGGCCTTGCGCTGGGCAATGTCGTCGGTTCGAACACGGCGAATGTGCTATTGGTGCTGGGCCTGCCCGCGATCCTGTCGGTCCTGCACACCAGCGGCTGCGAGACGCGCAAGACCTACATTTTTATGATCGTCGCCAGCGTCCTTTTCATCGCGCTCGCCTTCTTCGGAACCTTCACCTTCTGGTCGGGCCTGATCCTGCTGGCGGCCTTGGCCTATATGCTTTTCGATGCGGCGCGCGACGCGACCCGCCACCGCCGCGCGGAAAAGGCGCTGGCCGTCGAGGACGAGGTCGAAGGTGCAGACCCGGACATGCCGTGGTGGCGCATCATCCTCTTTTTGGTGCTGGGCCTTGTCGGTCTGCCACTGGGCGCAAGCCTTTTGGTGGACAACGCGTCGATCATCGCGCGGGAATACGGCGTGACGGACGCTGTAATCGGCCTGACGCTGGTGGCGCTGGGCACATCGCTGCCTGAATTGGCGACGACGGTAATGGCCGCGCTGCGTCGCCAGGCGGACGTGGCACTGGGCAATGTCATCGGCTCGAACATGTTCAACCTGCTTGCGATCATCGGCATCACGACACTGATCGGCCCGATCCCGGTCGAGCGTGAGTTCCTGACCTTCGATCTCTGGGTCATGTTGGGGGCGTCGCTGATCCTGATACCCTTCGTCTTTTTCAAGGTGGATATCGGCCGGGTCTGGGGCGTTCTCTTGACCGCGGCATATCTGGCCTATGTCACCATCGTATTGATCTGA
- a CDS encoding SDR family oxidoreductase, with translation MARALVTGAGKRLGRAMAIELARQGFDIAVHYHSSQSEAEDVADEIRALGRTAVTLQADLLVEDLVTPLISDAANALGGPMTVLVNSASIFEHDTVASATRGSWDRHFESNLRAPFVLTQALAAQVPDPMNDENGEPLAQGLVVNMIDQRVRKLTPEFMSYTLAKMGLWAFTQTAAQALAPRVRVNGIGPGPTLRAARQSEEHFAAQRAATVLERGSNTSDITGALSYFLNAPSVTGQLLCIDGGQHLCWQTPDVIGVE, from the coding sequence ATGGCGCGTGCATTGGTAACCGGGGCCGGCAAGAGACTGGGTCGTGCGATGGCGATCGAACTGGCGCGGCAGGGCTTTGATATCGCGGTGCATTACCACAGCTCGCAAAGCGAAGCCGAGGATGTCGCAGACGAGATCCGCGCGCTGGGCCGGACTGCCGTCACGCTTCAGGCCGATTTGCTGGTCGAGGACCTGGTGACGCCGCTGATTTCGGATGCCGCGAACGCGCTGGGCGGCCCCATGACCGTGCTGGTCAACTCCGCCTCGATCTTCGAACATGATACCGTCGCCAGCGCCACGCGCGGCAGTTGGGACCGCCATTTCGAGAGTAATTTGCGTGCGCCGTTCGTGCTGACCCAGGCGCTGGCCGCGCAAGTGCCCGACCCTATGAATGACGAGAACGGCGAGCCGCTGGCCCAGGGATTGGTGGTCAACATGATCGACCAGCGGGTGCGCAAGCTGACGCCGGAATTCATGAGCTACACATTGGCCAAGATGGGGCTCTGGGCCTTCACCCAGACTGCCGCGCAGGCATTGGCGCCGCGCGTTCGGGTCAATGGTATCGGCCCGGGGCCCACCCTGCGGGCCGCCCGGCAGAGCGAAGAGCATTTCGCCGCGCAGCGCGCCGCGACGGTGCTGGAGCGCGGTTCGAATACGTCGGATATCACCGGTGCATTGAGCTATTTTCTGAATGCGCCATCCGTGACAGGGCAGCTTTTGTGCATCGATGGAGGCCAGCATCTGTGCTGGCAAACACCCGATGTCATAGGGGTGGAATAG
- the uvrC gene encoding excinuclease ABC subunit UvrC yields MTDESLTSSDATKDSSAPDAAAQSPVPTGHKVIQAYLRTLDASPGVYRMLDAQARVLYVGKARNLKARVSSYARPTGHTGRIMRMIDATASMMFLTTATETEALLLEQNLIKQLKPKYNVLLRDDKSFPNILVTKSHDYPMIKKHRGAKREKGAYYGPFASAGAVNRTLAQLQRVFQLRNCTDSMFETRTRPCLQYQIKRCTAPCVGYISKAEYAAQVGDAERYLSGKSTEIQEKLAAQMAEASEAMEFERAAALRDRIKAMTQVQTSQGINPRSVDEADIIALHLENGQACVQVFFIRAGQNWGNRDFYPRVGADVEAPEVLEAFIGQFYDGKEPPRQLILSHEIDNPDLMAAALSATLGRKVTLMVPQRGEKAELVEAAMRNARESLARKMAESATQAKLLRGVADAFGLDAPPERIEVYDNSHIQGAHAVGAMIVAGPEGMMKNQYRKFNIRGDNLTPGDDFGMMKEVLKRRFKRLLKEDPDRSKGTWPGLLLIDGGAGQVSAVRAIMDEMGVSDIPMVGVAKGIDRDLGKEEFHRTGQRPIALQRNDPVLYFIQRLRDEAHRFAIGTHRAKRSKAVSATPLDDVPGVGAARKRALLAHFGSAKAVGRANLADLKAVEGVSAALAQKVYDYFHDKG; encoded by the coding sequence ATGACCGACGAATCCCTCACATCCTCCGATGCCACCAAGGACAGCAGCGCGCCGGACGCCGCCGCGCAAAGCCCCGTGCCGACCGGCCACAAGGTGATCCAGGCCTACCTGCGGACGCTGGATGCGTCGCCGGGCGTCTACCGGATGCTGGATGCACAGGCGCGCGTTCTTTACGTGGGCAAGGCGCGCAATCTCAAGGCGCGGGTCAGTAGCTATGCGCGGCCCACAGGACACACGGGCCGCATCATGCGGATGATCGATGCGACCGCGTCGATGATGTTCCTGACCACCGCGACCGAGACCGAGGCGCTGCTGCTGGAGCAGAATCTCATCAAGCAGCTCAAGCCGAAATACAACGTACTGCTGCGCGACGACAAATCATTCCCGAATATCCTTGTCACCAAGTCGCACGACTATCCGATGATCAAGAAACATCGCGGAGCCAAGCGCGAGAAGGGCGCCTATTACGGCCCCTTCGCCAGCGCGGGCGCGGTCAACCGGACGCTGGCGCAGTTGCAGCGCGTGTTTCAGTTGCGCAACTGCACCGACAGCATGTTCGAAACCCGCACGCGACCTTGCCTGCAATATCAGATCAAACGCTGCACTGCGCCTTGCGTCGGCTATATCTCGAAGGCCGAGTATGCGGCGCAGGTCGGCGATGCCGAGCGTTACCTCAGCGGCAAGTCGACCGAGATCCAGGAAAAACTGGCGGCGCAAATGGCCGAGGCCAGCGAGGCGATGGAATTCGAGCGTGCCGCCGCGCTGCGCGACCGGATCAAGGCGATGACGCAGGTGCAGACGTCGCAGGGCATCAATCCGCGCAGTGTGGACGAGGCCGACATCATCGCGCTGCATCTGGAAAACGGGCAAGCCTGCGTGCAGGTGTTTTTCATCCGCGCCGGGCAGAACTGGGGCAATCGTGATTTCTATCCACGCGTCGGCGCGGATGTCGAGGCGCCCGAGGTGCTCGAGGCCTTCATTGGCCAATTCTACGACGGCAAGGAGCCGCCCCGCCAGCTGATCCTGTCGCACGAGATCGACAACCCGGATCTGATGGCGGCCGCGCTAAGCGCAACGCTGGGCCGCAAAGTGACGCTGATGGTCCCGCAGCGCGGCGAGAAGGCCGAGCTGGTCGAGGCCGCGATGCGAAACGCCCGCGAGAGCCTTGCCCGCAAGATGGCCGAAAGCGCGACACAGGCGAAACTCTTGCGCGGCGTTGCAGATGCCTTTGGCCTTGATGCCCCGCCCGAGCGGATCGAGGTCTATGACAACAGCCACATTCAGGGTGCCCACGCCGTCGGCGCGATGATCGTCGCGGGCCCCGAGGGGATGATGAAAAATCAGTACCGCAAGTTCAACATCCGCGGTGACAACCTGACCCCCGGCGACGATTTCGGCATGATGAAGGAGGTGCTGAAGCGGCGGTTCAAACGCTTGCTGAAGGAGGATCCGGATCGCTCCAAGGGCACGTGGCCCGGCCTTTTGCTGATCGACGGCGGCGCGGGGCAGGTCAGTGCCGTGCGCGCAATCATGGACGAAATGGGCGTCAGCGATATCCCCATGGTGGGCGTGGCCAAGGGCATCGACCGCGATCTGGGCAAGGAGGAGTTTCACCGCACCGGCCAGCGGCCCATCGCGCTTCAGCGCAACGATCCCGTCCTCTATTTCATTCAGCGTCTGCGCGACGAGGCGCACCGCTTTGCCATCGGCACGCACCGCGCCAAGCGATCCAAGGCCGTGAGCGCAACGCCCTTGGATGATGTGCCGGGCGTCGGCGCCGCGCGCAAACGCGCGCTTTTGGCGCATTTCGGCAGCGCCAAGGCGGTCGGCCGCGCAAACCTCGCCGATCTCAAGGCGGTCGAGGGCGTCAGCGCGGCGCTGGCGCAAAAGGTCTATGACTACTTTCACGATAAGGGCTAA
- the pgsA gene encoding CDP-diacylglycerol--glycerol-3-phosphate 3-phosphatidyltransferase, with protein sequence MTMTLPNILTLLRLLAAPGVAVMFLYFTRPYADWFALILFVSAAITDWFDGYLARSWKQETRLGAMLDPIADKAMVVIALMVIVGYSPMSPWLVLPATVILFREVFVSGLREFLGDTAGLLKVTKLAKWKTTAQMVAIATLFAQGVFEHYFGMSTMGMDAAMVDAILTGAEEDVMGLGWKLTGMHYTWYAGLGLLWLAAVLTLISGADYLLKSLPYLRDDR encoded by the coding sequence ATGACCATGACCTTGCCAAATATACTTACGCTCTTGCGCCTTTTGGCCGCCCCCGGCGTGGCGGTCATGTTCCTTTATTTTACCCGGCCCTATGCCGATTGGTTCGCGCTGATCCTTTTCGTATCGGCGGCGATCACCGACTGGTTCGACGGCTATCTCGCCCGCTCGTGGAAGCAGGAGACGCGGCTGGGCGCCATGCTCGATCCCATTGCCGACAAGGCGATGGTGGTGATCGCGCTGATGGTGATCGTGGGCTATTCGCCCATGTCGCCATGGCTGGTCCTGCCCGCAACCGTGATCCTTTTTCGCGAGGTTTTCGTCTCGGGCCTGCGCGAATTTCTGGGCGACACGGCGGGCCTGCTCAAGGTGACCAAGCTGGCCAAGTGGAAGACGACGGCGCAGATGGTCGCCATCGCAACGCTTTTCGCCCAAGGCGTCTTCGAGCATTATTTCGGCATGTCCACGATGGGCATGGATGCGGCCATGGTCGACGCGATCCTGACGGGCGCCGAAGAAGATGTGATGGGCCTTGGCTGGAAACTGACCGGGATGCATTACACGTGGTACGCGGGCCTTGGTCTTTTGTGGCTGGCAGCGGTGCTGACACTGATCTCGGGCGCGGATTACCTGCTGAAATCGCTTCCTTACTTGAGGGATGATCGCTGA
- the moaD gene encoding molybdopterin converting factor subunit 1 — MDILYFAWVRERIGLPRETVQTDAATVADLVAELRAREARYDMAFSDLAALRVAVDQELAAWDTPLADVREVAFFPPMTGG, encoded by the coding sequence ATGGATATCCTTTATTTTGCATGGGTCCGCGAACGGATCGGCCTGCCGCGCGAGACGGTTCAGACGGACGCCGCGACCGTTGCCGATCTGGTGGCCGAACTGCGCGCCCGCGAGGCGCGCTATGACATGGCGTTCAGCGATCTTGCGGCGCTTCGCGTGGCCGTCGACCAGGAGCTGGCTGCCTGGGATACGCCCCTTGCCGATGTGCGCGAGGTCGCGTTTTTTCCGCCCATGACTGGGGGCTAG
- a CDS encoding molybdenum cofactor biosynthesis protein MoaE encodes MEVRVQEAAFDFGAEANAFAARQTGMGAVVTFTGIVRDLAGGLDHMTIEHYPGMTERALRGIAEEAHERWDLGGSLIIHRYGRLDPDEMIMMVAAASRHRKDAFEAAMFLMDYLKSRAPFWKKEVTGDRAAWVEAREADEEALKLWE; translated from the coding sequence ATGGAGGTCCGCGTTCAGGAGGCCGCCTTTGACTTCGGGGCCGAGGCCAATGCCTTCGCCGCGCGCCAGACGGGTATGGGCGCGGTCGTGACCTTTACGGGGATCGTTCGCGACCTGGCCGGCGGCCTCGATCACATGACGATCGAACATTACCCGGGCATGACCGAACGGGCGCTGCGCGGCATTGCCGAGGAGGCGCATGAGCGCTGGGATCTGGGCGGCAGCCTGATCATCCACCGCTACGGGCGGCTGGATCCGGATGAGATGATCATGATGGTCGCCGCCGCCTCGCGCCACCGCAAGGATGCGTTCGAGGCCGCGATGTTCCTGATGGACTATCTTAAATCCCGCGCGCCTTTCTGGAAAAAAGAAGTGACGGGTGATCGTGCCGCCTGGGTCGAGGCGCGCGAGGCGGATGAGGAAGCGTTGAAGCTCTGGGAGTGA
- a CDS encoding UbiH/UbiF/VisC/COQ6 family ubiquinone biosynthesis hydroxylase, with protein sequence MDNPASAAILRGMKMDTDIAIVGGGLNGSALALALAQQGITVCVIDALPRPARADGDFDGRSYALAMASVRMLRALGIWAGIEDRTQPMLEIKVSDGRAGAGPLTPFSLHFDHAELEEGPMGHMCEDRVLRPALLDAMDADSRITTISEDAVTTQEVDDTGVTLTLASGRRVRARMMVGSDGRASGTAQRAGIRRTGWGYGQTALVCAVEHELPHHGIAHQFFMPPGPLAILPLPGNVSSIVWSENAATAAAFDALDDEGFLAVLRPRFGDFLGDIALRGRRYTYPLGLSLANHLVAPRLALVGDAAHGMHPIAGQGLNAGLRDIAALAQVLGEARARGEDFAAPDVLERYQRWRRFDIAALAATTDLTNRLFSNDNPLLRKLRDIGMGAVQATAPLRRGLMREAAGLTGDLPDLMR encoded by the coding sequence ATGGACAATCCCGCATCGGCGGCCATATTACGTGGCATGAAAATGGATACGGATATCGCGATCGTGGGCGGCGGGCTGAATGGCTCGGCCCTGGCTTTGGCTTTGGCACAGCAGGGCATCACGGTCTGCGTGATCGACGCTTTGCCGCGCCCGGCACGTGCGGATGGGGATTTCGACGGGCGCTCTTATGCGCTGGCGATGGCCTCGGTTCGGATGTTGCGTGCTCTCGGCATCTGGGCCGGGATCGAGGACCGCACCCAGCCCATGCTCGAGATCAAGGTCAGCGACGGGCGCGCGGGCGCCGGTCCACTGACACCGTTTTCGCTGCATTTCGACCATGCCGAGCTGGAGGAAGGCCCGATGGGCCATATGTGCGAGGACCGTGTTTTGCGCCCCGCCCTTCTGGATGCGATGGACGCCGATAGTCGCATCACCACCATTTCCGAAGATGCCGTCACGACGCAAGAGGTGGATGATACCGGCGTTACCCTTACGCTGGCCTCGGGGCGCCGGGTGCGCGCGCGGATGATGGTCGGATCGGACGGGCGGGCCTCGGGCACGGCACAGCGCGCTGGGATCCGGCGCACCGGCTGGGGCTATGGGCAGACGGCCCTTGTCTGCGCGGTCGAGCATGAGCTGCCACATCACGGCATCGCGCATCAGTTCTTCATGCCGCCGGGGCCGCTTGCCATTCTGCCGTTGCCGGGCAATGTCTCGTCCATCGTCTGGAGCGAGAATGCTGCCACTGCCGCGGCCTTTGACGCGCTGGACGACGAGGGTTTTCTGGCGGTGCTGCGGCCGCGCTTCGGCGATTTTCTGGGCGATATCGCGCTGCGCGGGCGGCGCTATACCTACCCGTTGGGTCTGAGCCTTGCCAATCACCTTGTGGCGCCGCGGCTGGCGCTGGTGGGCGATGCGGCGCACGGGATGCATCCCATCGCGGGCCAAGGGCTGAACGCCGGGCTGCGCGATATCGCCGCTCTGGCGCAGGTTCTGGGCGAGGCGCGCGCGCGGGGCGAGGATTTCGCCGCGCCCGATGTGCTGGAGCGGTATCAGCGCTGGCGGCGCTTCGACATTGCGGCGCTGGCGGCTACGACCGACCTTACCAACCGGCTGTTCTCGAACGACAATCCGCTTCTGCGCAAACTGCGCGATATTGGTATGGGCGCGGTTCAGGCCACTGCGCCGCTGAGGCGCGGCCTGATGCGCGAGGCCGCTGGCCTGACCGGCGATCTGCCCGATCTTATGCGCTAG
- a CDS encoding amidase produces MQDWLYMSAADLGRGIDVGRIDAAELTEAYLAAIAAHPAARRIYSATTEDRARAEAQAAARRAREGQRRGPLDGVPISWKDLFDSAGTATQAGSRLLEGRVPARDAEVLANATAAGLVCLGKTHMSELAFSGLGLNPMTATPPCVNDAEAVAGGSSSGAAASVAHGLAAAGIGSDTGGSVRVPAAWNDLVGLKTTAGRVSCKGAVPLAARFDTVGPLTRTVEDAALLLAVLEDRTPVDLRGASLTGMRLAMLQSTVMDDLRDAPAAAYDAACARLEAAGAALIPVTAPEVDEAMGLSATLFSAEAYGTWGDVIEADPGKMFGPIRDRFRGGKDVSAPDFVAAWQLLDRLRGVWATRMAGYDAALMPSAPNLPPDANRLMEDGAYYVTENLLTLRNTRVGNLMGLAAITLPTGVPSCGIMLCGAAMGEARLLRVAQAAETALR; encoded by the coding sequence ATGCAGGATTGGCTATACATGAGCGCGGCGGATCTGGGCCGGGGCATCGACGTGGGCCGGATTGACGCGGCCGAGCTGACCGAAGCGTATCTTGCGGCGATCGCGGCCCACCCGGCCGCGCGGCGCATCTATTCGGCCACCACCGAGGACCGTGCTCGCGCCGAGGCGCAGGCCGCCGCACGGCGCGCACGAGAGGGACAAAGGCGTGGACCGCTGGACGGCGTGCCGATCAGTTGGAAGGACCTCTTCGACAGCGCAGGCACGGCGACACAGGCGGGCAGTCGCCTTCTGGAGGGCCGCGTGCCCGCGCGCGATGCCGAAGTTCTTGCCAATGCCACCGCCGCCGGCCTCGTCTGCCTTGGCAAGACGCATATGAGCGAGCTGGCCTTCTCGGGCCTGGGCCTCAATCCGATGACCGCGACGCCGCCTTGTGTGAATGACGCGGAGGCGGTGGCCGGCGGTTCTTCCTCGGGCGCGGCGGCGAGCGTGGCGCATGGCCTGGCCGCTGCCGGAATCGGCAGTGATACGGGCGGCTCGGTTCGGGTGCCTGCGGCGTGGAACGATCTCGTGGGGCTCAAGACAACGGCCGGGCGCGTTTCTTGCAAAGGCGCGGTTCCGCTGGCCGCGCGGTTCGACACCGTCGGGCCGCTGACGCGCACAGTCGAGGATGCCGCCCTGCTGCTGGCCGTGCTGGAGGATCGCACGCCCGTCGATCTGCGGGGTGCGTCGCTGACAGGGATGCGGCTGGCCATGCTGCAAAGCACGGTTATGGATGATCTGCGCGACGCGCCCGCGGCGGCCTATGATGCCGCTTGCGCGCGGCTGGAGGCGGCGGGCGCCGCGCTGATCCCCGTCACCGCGCCCGAGGTGGACGAGGCGATGGGCCTCTCGGCGACGCTTTTCTCCGCCGAAGCCTATGGCACGTGGGGCGATGTGATCGAGGCGGATCCGGGCAAGATGTTCGGCCCCATCCGCGACCGGTTTCGCGGCGGCAAAGACGTGAGCGCGCCGGACTTCGTGGCGGCCTGGCAACTGCTGGACCGCCTGCGCGGTGTCTGGGCTACGCGCATGGCCGGGTATGACGCCGCGCTGATGCCAAGTGCGCCGAACCTGCCGCCCGATGCGAACCGGCTGATGGAGGATGGCGCCTATTACGTCACCGAAAACCTTCTGACGCTGCGCAATACGCGCGTCGGCAACCTCATGGGGCTGGCGGCGATCACCCTGCCGACGGGCGTGCCCAGTTGCGGCATCATGCTCTGCGGCGCGGCCATGGGCGAAGCGCGCCTCTTGCGCGTCGCGCAGGCCGCCGAGACCGCTTTGCGCTGA
- a CDS encoding DNA translocase FtsK, with translation MAYQTRGRDPLLDSNMALAIEKRGKELLGLGLLGLAAVAMMMFASYSPDDPSWLSAVDTPVQNWIGQTGATIAATLFMVVGLGGWGIAIVLAVWGVRFVLHRGQERAMARAIFAPIWVAVLSLYAASLTPGAEWYASHSFGLGGIFGDTVMGAALGILPIGAAAGLKILSLVLGIVMLGLGAFVCGFERSEIARGLRWLTLGVIMAYSVLIGLLTRGAAGAAGAARTARFAAQGAAQARRAEPALAQSRSDAVTETHGAPPIRRSVHAKVQHDLHDPEDGHAQYHAPLQAPQRAAPRAPEKQGGLLGRINPLARKPGPMPAQEWVEPEAVAGDREMPGEDRIKEKIADIIKSRVRAAPQAPVQHAAAAAIARTGRRGPTPLLLDTARQGGLPPEPPLTSAAAQTLPPEPRLSAPVPQAPDPAPTAYQAQPAPVEDVAQDDLDEAVILDDTMRAAPQPAPRAQAPEPKKVVQHLQRKAPAPSARAAAEAQPALQFEEAAAQYELPPLSLLSSPDNITRYHLSDEALEENARMLEVVLDDYGVKGEIVSVRPGPVVTMYELEPAPGLKASRVIGLSDDIARSMSALSARVSTVPGRTVIGIELPNDNREMVSLREILSNRDFGDGNHKLPLALGKDIGGDAMIANLAKMPHLLIAGTTGSGKSVAINTMILSLLYKLTPDDCRMIMIDPKMLELSVYDGIPHLLSPVVTDPKKAVVALKWTVAEMEERYRKMSKMGVRNIDGYNGRVADAQAKNEMFSRTVQTGFDDETGEPVFETEKFAPEKMPYIVVIVDEMADLMMVAGKEIEACIQRLAQMARASGIHIIMATQRPSVDVITGTIKANFPTRISFQVTSKIDSRTILGEMGAEQLLGMGDMLYMAGGAKITRCHGPFVSDEEVEDVVNHLKSQGPPVYVGSVLEGPDEDKASNIDAVLGLSTGGNTDGEDALYDQAVQIAITDRKCSTSYIQRKLAIGYNKAARLVEQMEDQGVVSAANHVGKREILVPEQ, from the coding sequence ATGGCATATCAGACACGCGGGCGCGATCCTTTGCTGGACAGCAACATGGCCTTGGCCATCGAGAAACGTGGCAAGGAATTGCTGGGACTCGGCCTTCTGGGCCTGGCCGCCGTGGCGATGATGATGTTCGCCTCCTACAGCCCTGACGATCCCAGCTGGCTCTCGGCGGTCGACACGCCGGTGCAGAACTGGATTGGCCAAACGGGCGCGACCATCGCGGCGACGCTTTTCATGGTGGTCGGTCTTGGTGGCTGGGGCATCGCCATTGTCTTGGCTGTATGGGGCGTGCGCTTTGTCCTGCACCGCGGGCAGGAACGCGCGATGGCGCGTGCCATCTTTGCGCCGATCTGGGTCGCGGTGCTGTCGCTTTATGCGGCGTCCCTGACGCCGGGTGCGGAATGGTATGCCAGCCACAGCTTCGGCCTGGGCGGCATCTTTGGTGATACGGTCATGGGCGCTGCCCTGGGCATTCTGCCCATCGGCGCGGCGGCAGGCCTCAAGATCCTGTCGCTGGTGCTGGGCATTGTGATGCTGGGTCTTGGCGCCTTTGTTTGCGGGTTCGAGCGGAGCGAGATCGCACGCGGCCTGCGCTGGCTCACACTGGGCGTGATCATGGCCTATTCGGTGCTGATCGGCCTTCTGACGCGCGGCGCTGCGGGCGCTGCCGGGGCCGCTCGGACGGCGCGCTTTGCCGCGCAAGGCGCCGCACAGGCCCGCCGGGCCGAGCCCGCGCTGGCGCAGTCGCGCAGCGATGCGGTGACCGAGACGCACGGTGCCCCGCCGATCCGGCGCAGCGTGCATGCCAAGGTGCAGCACGATCTTCACGATCCCGAGGATGGTCACGCGCAATATCACGCGCCGCTTCAGGCGCCGCAGCGCGCCGCGCCCCGCGCGCCCGAAAAACAGGGTGGCCTTCTGGGCCGGATCAACCCCTTGGCACGCAAGCCGGGGCCCATGCCCGCGCAGGAATGGGTCGAGCCCGAGGCCGTTGCGGGTGACCGCGAGATGCCCGGCGAGGACCGCATCAAGGAGAAGATCGCCGACATCATCAAGAGCCGTGTGCGCGCCGCGCCGCAAGCGCCGGTGCAACATGCCGCCGCTGCGGCCATCGCACGCACTGGGCGCAGGGGGCCGACGCCGCTCCTTCTCGATACCGCGCGCCAAGGCGGCTTGCCGCCCGAGCCGCCGCTGACCTCCGCCGCTGCGCAGACCCTGCCGCCCGAGCCGCGCCTGAGCGCGCCGGTGCCGCAAGCTCCGGACCCTGCGCCGACCGCCTATCAGGCGCAGCCCGCGCCCGTCGAGGATGTGGCCCAAGATGATCTGGACGAGGCCGTGATCCTCGATGACACCATGCGCGCAGCACCGCAGCCCGCGCCGCGCGCCCAGGCGCCCGAGCCCAAGAAGGTGGTTCAACACTTGCAGCGCAAGGCGCCCGCGCCGTCGGCCCGCGCAGCGGCCGAAGCCCAGCCGGCTCTGCAATTCGAAGAGGCCGCCGCGCAATACGAATTGCCGCCGCTCAGCCTGCTGTCCAGCCCCGATAACATCACGCGCTATCACCTCAGCGATGAGGCGTTGGAGGAAAACGCGCGTATGCTGGAGGTCGTGCTGGATGACTATGGCGTCAAGGGCGAGATCGTCTCGGTCCGCCCCGGTCCTGTCGTCACCATGTATGAGCTGGAGCCGGCCCCCGGCCTCAAGGCGAGCCGTGTCATTGGCCTTTCGGATGATATCGCGCGCTCGATGTCGGCCCTCTCGGCGCGGGTCAGCACCGTGCCGGGCCGCACCGTGATCGGGATCGAGCTGCCCAATGACAATCGCGAAATGGTGTCCTTGCGCGAGATCCTGTCGAACCGCGATTTCGGTGATGGCAATCACAAGCTGCCTCTGGCGCTGGGCAAGGATATCGGCGGCGATGCGATGATCGCGAACCTTGCCAAGATGCCCCACCTTCTGATCGCCGGTACGACCGGCTCGGGCAAGTCGGTGGCGATCAACACGATGATCCTAAGCCTGCTTTACAAGCTGACGCCGGACGATTGCCGGATGATCATGATCGACCCCAAGATGCTGGAACTCAGCGTTTATGACGGCATCCCGCACCTTCTCAGCCCCGTTGTGACCGACCCCAAAAAGGCGGTCGTCGCGCTGAAATGGACCGTCGCCGAGATGGAAGAGCGCTATCGCAAGATGTCCAAGATGGGCGTGCGCAACATCGACGGCTATAATGGCCGCGTCGCCGACGCACAGGCCAAAAACGAGATGTTCAGCCGTACGGTGCAGACCGGCTTTGACGACGAGACCGGCGAGCCGGTCTTCGAAACCGAGAAATTCGCGCCCGAAAAGATGCCTTATATCGTCGTCATCGTCGACGAGATGGCCGACCTGATGATGGTCGCCGGTAAAGAGATCGAGGCCTGCATCCAGCGCCTTGCGCAGATGGCGCGGGCATCGGGTATCCATATCATCATGGCGACGCAGCGCCCCTCGGTCGATGTGATCACCGGCACGATCAAGGCGAACTTCCCCACCCGCATCAGCTTCCAGGTGACGTCCAAGATCGACAGCCGCACCATCCTGGGCGAGATGGGGGCCGAGCAGCTGCTGGGCATGGGCGACATGCTCTATATGGCCGGCGGCGCCAAGATCACGCGGTGCCACGGCCCGTTCGTGAGCGACGAAGAGGTCGAGGATGTCGTCAACCACCTGAAGTCGCAAGGCCCGCCCGTCTACGTCGGCAGCGTGCTGGAAGGCCCGGACGAGGACAAGGCGAGCAATATCGACGCCGTGCTGGGCCTTTCGACCGGCGGCAATACCGACGGCGAGGACGCGCTTTACGATCAGGCGGTGCAGATCGCGATCACGGATCGCAAATGCTCGACCTCGTATATTCAGCGCAAGCTGGCGATCGGCTATAACAAGGCCGCGCGCCTGGTCGAGCAGATGGAGGATCAGGGCGTCGTCTCGGCGGCGAACCACGTGGGCAAGCGCGAGATCCTCGTGCCCGAGCAGTAA